cAATGACATTCAAATGATCCTTGGGTGTTTGTGCAACTGGGTCCTTCACATGGATTGTTTATACATTCAACAATATCTGATCATAAAGAAATTCAGGAGTTTGATCAACAACTTTTTTGTCAAAAACGAACACCGAGATGAATAGTATGACAATATACTTACAAGGTaaacagatagatagatagatatatagatagatatataaagatagagagagagatataaaaatacatataccaaTAGCACATGTTGGCCCCTCCCATCCTGATTTACAATGACAGATGAAGGATCCTTGTAAGTTTGTGCAGCTACTTGCTCCATTTGAACATGGCCGTGTCAAACATTCGTTTATATCTAATTGAAAGGAATTTGTTTATTCAATCAATacgttaattaaaaaaaatgatttgttagaatataaaattatgatagatagatagatagatgatagatagatagatagatagatagatagatagatagatagatagatgatagatagatagatagatagatagatagatagatagatagatagatagatagatagatagatagatagatagatagatagatatagatACCTTGTTCGCAATGTGCTCCATCCCATCCATAGGCACAGATACAGGCATACGAGTTGATGGTGGTTAAACATTTTCCGCCGTTTTGACATGGATTATACTGACATTCACCGACATCttgaaaagtgaaataaaaatattatttaagaaacTGGATTAACCTAGAATATAGGAATTTTGACACGTTAAATTCCAAAAGTGTAACCTTTGATTTTAAGCAAATAtctaaaggatttttttttcagtaaagtaATACAAGTAACagcaaaacatgtattttaaaagctaaataggATAGCTGTTGTTCAAGGGAGAGTGTACCACATAACCATGGAATACAGTATCATACTCGCCCCAGTTTTATTCTCGTTTCAGCGGGCGATTTAAGAATAGTTTGAACACAAAATAATTCTTAGATTATTTTGTGATAACTGGGTAGTTAATGTAGGCGAATTTAAGACCGGGGACAACCGTTCGCAAATGATAAAGGATGAAAAATGCACAGGACAAAAACAACCCTGCATACGGGATTCTAGTCTCTTTGCTaacttcttttattatttttgttgttgacgAAATAGTGTCCTAATTACATAATAAGGCAATCACTTGCTCGCTTCTTACCTACTCACATTTTCATCCTACATTATAAGAACAATAAAGTGTAGGGTAGTTCATTAATACATTTGTGAAACTGAATACTTTCAAGAAGCAGTAACACTGTGTATACAGTCCAAAAAaggatagaaaaaaaaagagtttgaaaTACTAAATTGATGCATAGAAACAACTACGTAACATGTAAAGCTGCCGGGTCGTTAATAAAGCTGGTTAATACTACAATTCCATAAAAGACGTGCGTTTTATAATTCTCAATTTGTAATTTCTTTAATATAGATacactttttaattttgtattttaagaGCTTTAAAATATTGGCGTTTTTTATACGTGTTTTGAACAAGAACTTAAATGTTGCTTTCCATAtgaattacaaaatttaaaattatgttttatttatagtcTAGGGAATATAACCAAATAAGACATTACAAACATAAAAACTAGCATGTCTGATGTCTAAATACACTGCGCTTTGATAATGTAGGTAAACCCTCTTAGTCGTTGCGACTTTTTtctcctatttttttttactgtagcTATGAACTAAACAGGAAATACCATATCTGGTTAAACAACATTTAAACGGTAATCTCTCGCAGCTAGATTTGATTCGTACACAAACTGGCAATTTACAAACCCACccgtaaaaaattaaaatatcatctcTGGTGAAGCAGAACACGATCTACTTCAAACTTGCCAAACCAATCCAGAGATAAATTGACGTCACAATGTTTTCACTTATTGTGTCCATAATGTCAAATTTGTTCCGGTGTCACTCTTTGTCAATTGCAAACACTTCTCTGCTGTAGTATCATGCGGTCTGGATGCGTTCAAATCACTTGTAAGTTTGCCGTTTAATTTGGTCAAATGGCTGTACatagttaacatttttttttaatttagctTTTGGACATATTAGGAATTGTGTTAACTTTACATTCGGAATTTCGAGATTTGGCAATCACTTGTTTGGATCCTCCGTTCAGAATACGATGAATTTTGAGAACATCGATAGGATATTGATCAAGGTTGATCCCATTATTGAGAGTGTGGCAAAATCAGTAATTTTTCATTAGGGTTTTCGACCTATATAACGAATGTTCTTTTGCGAATATTGCTGATGCTTATTTGGAAATGGAATAGCATACTGGGATTTCATTTgacaatttttgtaaaaaacaaaaaaagtgaccgtttggtttcgtcccccgattGTTAGGTTTATTTAACCTGCGTGTAATGCATCGATTGTTAACAAAGCAATTTTGCGatttattattaaacaaaatgtacacaGGTCTACTTTGAATTTGCCAAAACATTATGACCTTTACTTTTAGAGATGCCAAAGTCGTTATACAATATAGACGTCAGGGGCAAATTATTATATGAGGCGAAATGGTAATCTCTTGTGTCGTTTGTTTAAAACACATTTCGTCCatcattattttcattgtaaattgCTTAATTAATCATGAATCCTActgcaatatatttttgtacacatAGGTAGCATAGCTATCGTTTTAAAGCGTTCACAATGGACAAGTGCATTTATGGGCACcgtataaaagtaaaaaaaaaattaaattagatagatatatagatagagagagagagagagagagagagagagagagagagagagagagagagagctataCCTTGATCACAGAGTGAACCCTCCCATCCATTGACACATGTACAGGTAAACGACCCTTCGTTGTTTACACAGGCTGCTGCATTCATACAAGGATTCTTTTGACATTCATCCACATCTGAAAATTAAGAATGAAAAGttaatgtttatacatttttataaatttctatTCGAAATATAACTATAAAAAATGGATAGAACAAATTTATATTGATAGGTAGATATATATTTGAAGCCCTTTTTAGCAAGGTTCATTGATTGATATGTATAGACATATATCAAtataacagaaaaatgaaaggAAAGAGATATTTAAACATATCTAAACAGATTTATAGATGtatgtagataaatatataaagagaTAGATGGAACAAttaatagatatatagatagaaagatagatagatagatagatagatagatagatagatagatagatagatagatagatagatagatagatagatagataaatagatagatagataaataaataaatagatatattaatagacggatagatagatagatagatagatagatagatagatagatagatagatagatagatagatagatagatagatatatagatggatggatcgatcgatcgatcgatcgatcgatagatagagagagatagatagagagagagagatagatagatagagatagatagagagagagataccTTGATCACAGAGTGAACCCTCCCATCCATTGACACATGAACAGGTAAACGACCCGTCGTTGTTTACACAGGCTGCAGCATTTATGCAAGGATTCTTTTGACATTCGTCTACATCTTAAATATAAGAAATCAAAGTTAatgtttatactttttttttctaaattttgaatggaCTCATAATTATAGATAATACATAGATAAAAGATATACTATAATGTATAtactataatatatatttgaagtGCTTAATAATTAGGTACATTGATTGATAATTAGACTTAGAAAAcgaaaatagataaattaatggAAAGAGTGATGTAAAAATTTTAGATATTAGATATAGATAGATTGATACATAAATAGGTAGATGGAAAGATAAATCAGTAGATAGACGGATtgagagatagatagatagatagatagatagatagatagatagatagatagatagatagatagatagatagatagatagatagatagatagatagatagatagagataAATACCTTGATCACAGAGTGATCCTTCCCATCCATTGACACATGTACAGGTAAACGACCCTTCGTTGTTTACACAGGATGCTGCATTCATACAAGGATTCTTTTGACATTCATCCACATCTGAAAATTAAGAATGAAaagttaatgtttatattttttctataaatttctaattgaaatataattataaataatggatagaaaaaatgtatattgatAGGTAGATATGTATTTGAATCCCTTTTTAGCAAGGTTCATTGATTGATATTTAGACATGTATCAAGATAATAGAAAAATGAAAGGGGAGAGATATTTAAACATATCTAAACAgatttataaatgtatgtagataaatatataaagagaTAGATGGAAAAAtgaatagatagatagatagatagatagatagatagatagatagatagatagatagatagatagatagatagatagatagatagatagatagatagatagatctaTGCCGTTGGGATAAAGTTAAAGAACAAGGAATTTTGAGGTAAACTATAAAGACCTGAAATAAgatttgtagaaaaaatactttgtttTCATATTAAACGCCGTATCAGCCCGAGACACCAATGTCAGCCCTCGGCCCCAGCTAATATTGGTCTAGGGCTGAGACGAAGTTTATAATAG
The window above is part of the Magallana gigas chromosome 10, xbMagGiga1.1, whole genome shotgun sequence genome. Proteins encoded here:
- the LOC117683695 gene encoding fibropellin-3-like, which produces MNAASCVNNEGSFTCTCVNGWEGSLCDQDVDECQKNPCINAAACVNNDGSFTCSCVNGWEGSLCDQDVDECQKNPCMNAAACVNNEGSFTCTCVNGWEGSLCDQDVGECQYNPCQNGGKCLTTINSYACICAYGWDGAHCEQDINECLTRPCSNGASSCTNLQGSFICHCKSGWEGPTCAIEVQRKNTKQEQNKPTKHKVTCTYRCHGGVNILG